Within Burkholderia sp., the genomic segment TAGGCACCGTCACCGCCAATGACATCGATTTGTTCTTCGCGTGGAATCTGGTCGAGCAACTTGGCCAGAGCGTCACCGTCAGCCACATTCTGATTCGTCATTAGCGCGGCATGCACTTGACCTGTATTCGCGTTGAGCGCGAGATGGACTTTACGCCACGTGCGCCGCTTCGAGTAGCCGTGCTGGCGCACCTTCCATTCACCTTCGCCATAGACCTTCAGACCGGTGCTGTCGACAACCAGATGGATCGGTTCATTGTCACGAAGGATCGGCAGTTCGACATCAAGCGTTTTTGCCCGGCGACAGAGCGTGGTGTAATTCGGCACCGGCAAGCTCGGGAAGGCCAAATCGCGCAGACTTTGGGTGAAACCTTGCAGGGCGCGCAAGGTCAGTCGATAGACGGTCTTCACGCCAAGTAATGCCTGAATCAGCGTATCGCCGTATACACACGGGCGACCACGTGTGGGTATGGCATCGGGCATTCTGGCAAGGACGGCTTCATCTATCCATATTGTTACGTTCCCCCGGCTGATCAGGCCTTCATTATAGGCCGCCCAATTCCTGACACGGTAGCGTGCCTTCGGCTCACCTTTCTTGTGTATGTTCTTGCGCATTTTCTTGGCAAAAATTAGGCAGTTACTCTGGAATCTGACTTGATAGGAGGCTGGCCCCGCGACCATTGCGCGTAAACGTCAACGGATCTCGCTCGATTTATGCAACAACGCCATACGCTGATTCAGGCATTACTCGGCGTGAAGACCGTCTATCGACGGACGTTGCGCGCCCTGCAAGGTTTCACCCAAAGTCTGCGCGATCTGGCCTTCCCGAGCTTGCCGGTGCCGAATTACACTACGCTCTGTCGCCGGGCAAAAACGCTTGATGTCGAACTGCCGATCCTTCGTGACAATGAACCGATCCATCTGGTTGTCGACAGCACCGGTCTGAAGGTCTATGGAGAAGGTGAATGGCAGGTGTGCGCCAGCACGGCTACTCGAAGCGGCGCACGTGGCGTAAAGTCCATCTCGCGCTCAACGCGAATACAGGTCAAGTGCATGCCGCGCTAATGACGAATCAGAATGTGGCTGACGGTGACGCTCTGGCCAAGTTGCTCGACCAGATTCCACGCGAAGAACAAATCGATGTCATCGGCGGCGTTGTTGCATAAATCGAACGTGAGGACGCCATGGAATCGGACGGGCATAATTCAGGCGATACGAACGGATTGCGGACGAGCGAGGTCCGCCATGCGGTTGATGACGCCGACGCGAACGGCGACCTCGGTCGCCTGCGCGGCGATGTGACGCGCCCAGAGACAGTGGCCGGTGAGGGTCTTGAACCGATACATCGCATTCTCGGCAAGCGATCGCCGGTGGTAGTAGCCACTGTGTTGCTTCCATTCTCGACGACCGTCACGGGTAATTGCATTAACCGCGCCATTACGCCACGCCGCACCGGGCATATCCGCTGGCCAATGAGCGGCACCCTCGCGTGGCGGAATCGAAGGAATAGCACTGCGTGCAGCAATGGCCGCATGGCATGGCTTGGTGTCGTAGGCACCGTCACCGCCGATGACATCGATTTGTTCTTCGCGTGGAATCTGGTCGAGCAACTTGGCCAGAGCGTCACCGTCAGCCACATTCTGATTCGTCATTAGCGCGGCATGCACTTGACCTGTATTCGCGTTGAGCGCGAGATGGACTTTACGCCACGTGCGCCGCTTCGAGTAGCCGTGCTGGCGCACCTTCCATTCACCTTCGCCATAGACCTTCAGACCGGTGCTGTAGACAACCAGATGGATCGGTTCATTGGGCGTTGTTGCATAAATCGAGCGAGATCCGTTGACGTTTACGCGCAACGGTCGCGGGGCCAGCCTCCTATCAAGTCAGATTCCAGAGTAACTGCCTAATTTTTGCCAAGAAAATGCGCAAGGACATACACAAGAAAGGTGAGCCGAAGGCACGCTACCGTGTCAGGAATTGGGCGGCCTATAATGAAGGCCTGATCAGCCGGGGGAACGTAACAATATGGATAGATGAAGCCGTCCTTGCCAGAATGCCCGATGCCATACCCACACGTGGTCGCCCGTGTGTATACGGCGATACGCTGATTCAGGCATTACTTGGCTTGAAGACCGTCTATCGACTGACCTTGCGCGCCCTGCAAGGTTTCACCCAAAGTCTGCGCGATTTGGCCTTCCCGAGCTTGCCGGTGCCGAATTACACCACGCTCTGTCGCCGGGCAAAAACGCTTGATGTCGAACTGCCGATCCTTCGTGACAATGAACCGATCTATCTGGTTGTCGACAGCACCGGTCTGAAGGTCTATGGCGAAGGTGAATGAAAGGTGCGCCAGCACGGCTACTCGAAGCGGCGCACGTGGCGTAAAGTCCATCTCGCGCTCAACGCGAATACAGGTCAAGTGCATGCCGCGCTAATGACGAATCAGAATGTGGCTGACGGTGACGCTCTGGCCAAGTTGCTCGACCAGATTCCACGCGAAGAACAAATCGATGTCATCGGCGGTGACGGTGCCTACGACACCAAGCCATGCCATGCGGCCATTGCTGCACGCAGTGCTATTCCTTCGATTCCGCCACGCGAGGGTGCCGCTCATTGGCCAGCGGATATGCCCGGTGCGGCGTGGCGTAATGGCGCGGTTGATGCAATTGCCCGTGACGGTCGTCGAGAATGGAAGCAACACAGTGGCTACCACCGGCGATCGCTTGCCGAGAATGCGATGTATCGGTTCAAGACCCTCACCGGCCACTGTCTCTGGGCGCGTCACATCGCCGCGCAGGCGACCGAGGTCGCCGTTCGCGTCGGCGTCATCAACCGCATGGCGGACCTCGCTCGTCCGCAATCCGTTCGTATCGCCTGAAATTATGCCAGTCGATGCCATTGCGTCCTCACGCTCGATTTATGCAACAACGCCACGCATTGCGGATCAATAGTGCGATAGCATCTAGATGCTCCCTCCCCTTCTTAGGGCGGGGAGTCTTATGCGTGCGCCACCTACGGGCAGCGCTTCCGGTGTCAATGGATATCCAACGATGCAAGCCGCAGCTCAATCCCCATACAGAAGCCAGATTTATTCTACCGAACCGGTATTTGGAAGCTCCTTGCCGCGTCGCTGGTCGCACGCGGTGGATGTCCGTTGGGGCGGGAGCCTGGTGACGATCGGCGGCGCCGCGCCTGTGCGCGTACAGTCGATGACCAATACCGATACCGCCGACGCGATCGGCACCGCGATCCAGATCAAGGAACTAGCGAACGCAGGGTCGGAGCTGGTCCGGATCACCGTGAACACTCCCGCGGCCGCGACCGCCGTGCCGGCGGTCCGTGAGCAGCTCGATCGGATGGGCATTGCGGTGCCGATGGTAGGCGACTTTCATTACAACGGCCACCTGCTGCTGCGCGACTACCCGGCCTGCGCAGAATCGCTTTCAAAGTACCGAATCAACCCGGGAAACGTTGGCCAGGGTGCCAAGCGTGATATGCAGTTCGCGCAGATGATCGAGACCGCCGCCAAGTACGAAAAGCCGGTGCGTATCGGCGTGAACTGGGGTAGCCTGGACCAGGACCTGCTCGCGCGCATGATGGACGAGAACGCCGCGCGCAGCCCCCCTGGGAGACGCAGAGCGTGATGTACGAGGCGTTGATCCAGTCGGCAATCGGCTCGGCCGAGCGTGCTGTCGAACTGGGCCTCGGTCGGGACAAGATCATCCTGTCCTGCAAGGTCAGCGGCGTGCAGGACCTGATCGCCGTCTATCGCGAACTGGCCAAGCGCACCAGCTTCGCGTTGCACCTGGGCCTGACCGAGGCCGGTATGGGCTCGAAGGGCATCGTCGCCTCGACGGCGGCGCTCGGCGTGCTGCTGCAGGAAGGCATCGGCGACACTATCCGCATTTCGCTGACGCTGGAGCCGGGCTCGCCTCGTACCGGCGAGGTGGTGGTCGGTCAGGAAATTCTCCAGACCATGGGCCTGCGCTCGTTCGCGCCGATGGTAATCGCCTGCCCAGGCTGCGGTCGTACCACCAGCAGGTTGTTCCAGGAATTGGCGATGCAAATCCAGACCTACCTGCGCGAGCAGATGCCGTCTTGGCGAAAGACCTACCCCGGCGTCGAGAAGATGAACGTCGCGGTGATGGGCTGCATCGTCAACGGCCCAGGAGAATCAAAGCACGCCAACATCGGCATCAGCCTACCGGGCTCGGACGAGAATCCTGCCGCGCCGGTGTTCATCGACGGCGAGAAGGTCAAGACGCTGCGCGGCGAGCGCATCGCGGAGGAATTCCAGCAAATCATGAGTGACTACGTCGCGCGCAACTACGGGCAGGCAACGTGCAATAAATAAACGAGGTAATCCCCCCGGCTTTTCCGGGGGCTAAAAGCCAGTTCAAAACTGCTACTCAGCATGCCTGAAGATATTCTATTAATTAGAAATTCGTGATCTTGAAATTAAAAAATCGCACTTCATGTGAAGGGTATCGAAAAACGCCCCCCAAAGCCGACTCAAAAAAAACACTCTCCGAGAAACCCGAGGTGATTCAGGCCTTCGGCGCTGCCGGCTGGCGCAGACGGATGTTCAGCTCCTTGAGCTGGCGCTCGTCGCCCGGGCTCGGCGCTTGCATGAGCAGATCCTGTGCGCGCTGGGTCTTCGGGAACGCGATCACGTCGCGGATTGAATCGCCACCGGCCATCATCGTGGCGATGCGGTCCAGGCCGAAAGCGATGCCTCCGTGCGGGGGCGCGCCGTATTGCAGTGCATCGAGCAGGAAGCCAAACTTCGCTTGCGCTTCCTCCGGGCCAATCTTCAGCGCGCGGAATACCTTGCTCTGCACGTCTTCCTGGAAAATCCGCACCGAACCTCCGCCGATTTCCCAGCCGTTCAAAACCATGTCATAGGCCTTGGCGAGGCAACGGCCCGGATCGGTCTCGAGGTACTCGAGGTGCTCGTCCTTCGGGCTCGTGAACGGATGGTGCGCGGCCACGTAGCGTGCCTCGTCTTCGTCGTACTCAAACATCGGAAAGTCGACCACCCACAGCGGCTTCCAGCCTGACTCGACAAGGCCGTTGGCCTTGCCGAATGGCGAATGGCCAATTTTTAGGCGCAGCGCGCCGAGGCTATCGTTGACTACCTGCGCGCGATCCGCTACGAAGAAGATGATGTCGCCGTCCTGGGCACCGGTGCGCTCCAGGATCGTCGCGATCGAGGCGTCATGCAGGTTCTTGAGGATCGGGCTCTGCAGCCCGTCGCGGCGCTTCGCCTTCTCGTTGACTTTGATCCAGGCTAGGCCCTTTGCGCCGTAGATGCGCACGAATTCAGTATAGTCGTTAATGTCGCCGCGCGTGAGCTCGCTGCCCTTGGGTACGCGCAACGCCGCGACGCGCCCGTCCTTCGAGTTAGTCGGCGTGCTGAACACCTTGAACTCGACGTCCTTCATGGCATCGGTCAGCTCCGTGAATTCGAGTTTGACACGCAGGTCCGGCTTGTCCGAGCCGAAACGTGCCATCGCTTCCAAATACGGCATCACCGGGAAGCTCGTGTCGAGCTCGACGCCGATCGTCTTCTTGAAGACGTGACGGATCATTTCCTCGAACAGGTCGCGAATTTCCTGCTCGCCGAGGAATGAGGTCTCACAGTCGATCTGGGTGAATTCGGGCTGGCGGTCGGCACGCAGATCCTCGTCGCGGAAGCACTTGGTGATCTGGTAGTAGCGATCGAAGTTCGCCACCATTAGCAGCTGTTTGAACAGCTGCGGCGACTGCGGAAGAGCGAAAAACTGGCCCGCGTTGACGCGCGAAGGCACTAGGTAGTCACGTGCGCCTTCTGGCGTACTCTTGGTGAGTATCGGCGTTTCAATGTCGATAAAGCCCTGCTCGTCGAGGTACTTTCGCACCTTCATTGCCACGCGATAGCGCAGGCGCAGGTTGTTCTGCATGTGCGGGCGGCGTAGGTCAAGCACGCGATGCGTGAGGCGGGTGTTTTCGGAGAGATTGTTGTCGTCGAGCTGGAACGGCACCGTGATCGATGGGTTCAACACCTTCAGTTCATGACACAGCACCTCGATCTTGCCGCTCTTGAGGCCCGCATTGATCGTGCCGTCCGGACGACCGCGCACCAGGCCCTTGATCTGGATGCAGAACTCGTTTCGCACGCCTTCGGCAGCCTTGAACATCTCGGCGCGATCCGGAGCGCACACCACCTGCACGAGGCCTTCACGATCGCGCAGGTCGATGAAGATCACACCGCCGTGATTGCGGCGGCGATGTACCCAGCCGCACAGCGACACGGTTTGGCCCAGCAGGTGTGCAGTCACGAGACCGCAGTATTCAGTTCGCATCGACATGATGTTTGCTTTCATTCGGTTTTTGATCAACGGGGCCGGCTGGTGCCCGCAAATGGCGTTGTTGCATAAATCGAGCGTGAGGACGCCATGGCATCTACGGGCATAATTTCAGGCGATACGAACGAATTGCGGACGAGCGAGGTCCGCCATACGGTTGATGACGCCGACGCGCCCAGAGACAGTTGCCGGTGAGGGTCTTGAACCGATACAGCAGCGCATTCTCGGCAAGCGATCGCCGGTGGTAGCCACTTTCTTGCTTCCATTCTCGACGACCGTCACGGGTAATTGCATCAACCGCGCCATTACGCCACGCCGCACCGCGGGCATATCCGCTGGCCAATGAACGGCAGCCTCGCGTGGCGGAATCGAAGGAATAGCACTGCGTGCAGCAATGGCCGCATGGCATGGCTTGGTGTCGTAGGCACCATCACCGCCGATGACATCGATTTGTTCTTCGCGTGGAATCTGGTCGAGCAACTTGGCCAGAGCGTCACCGTCAGCCACATTCTGATTCGTCATTAGCGCGGCATGCACTTGACCTGTATTCGCGTTGAGCGCGAGATGGACTTTACGCCACGTGCGCCGCTTCGAGTAGCCGTGCTGGCGCACCTTCCATTCACCTTCTCCATAGACCTTCAGACCGGTGCTGTAGACAACCAGATGGATCGGTTCATTGTCACGAAGGATCGGCAGTTCGACATCAAGCGTTTTTGCCCGGCGACAGAGCGTGGTGTAATTCGGCACCGGCA encodes:
- a CDS encoding IS5 family transposase, which translates into the protein MRKNIHKKGEPKARYRVRNWAAYNEGLISRGNVTIWIDEAVLARMPDAIPTRGRPCVYGDTLIQALLGVKTVYRLTLRALQGFTQSLRDLAFPSLPVPNYTTLCRRAKTLDVELPILRDNEPIHLVVDSTGLKVYGEGEWKVRQHGYSKRRTWRKVHLALNANTGQVHAALMTNQNVADGDALAKLLDQIPREEQIDVIGGDGAYDTKPCHAAIAARSAIPSIPPREGAAHWPADMPGAAWRNGAVDAIARDGRREWKQHSGYHRRSLAENAMYRFKTLTGHCLWARHIAAQATEVAVRVGVINRMADLARPQSVRIA
- the aspS gene encoding aspartate--tRNA ligase, translating into MSMRTEYCGLVTAHLLGQTVSLCGWVHRRRNHGGVIFIDLRDREGLVQVVCAPDRAEMFKAAEGVRNEFCIQIKGLVRGRPDGTINAGLKSGKIEVLCHELKVLNPSITVPFQLDDNNLSENTRLTHRVLDLRRPHMQNNLRLRYRVAMKVRKYLDEQGFIDIETPILTKSTPEGARDYLVPSRVNAGQFFALPQSPQLFKQLLMVANFDRYYQITKCFRDEDLRADRQPEFTQIDCETSFLGEQEIRDLFEEMIRHVFKKTIGVELDTSFPVMPYLEAMARFGSDKPDLRVKLEFTELTDAMKDVEFKVFSTPTNSKDGRVAALRVPKGSELTRGDINDYTEFVRIYGAKGLAWIKVNEKAKRRDGLQSPILKNLHDASIATILERTGAQDGDIIFFVADRAQVVNDSLGALRLKIGHSPFGKANGLVESGWKPLWVVDFPMFEYDEDEARYVAAHHPFTSPKDEHLEYLETDPGRCLAKAYDMVLNGWEIGGGSVRIFQEDVQSKVFRALKIGPEEAQAKFGFLLDALQYGAPPHGGIAFGLDRIATMMAGGDSIRDVIAFPKTQRAQDLLMQAPSPGDERQLKELNIRLRQPAAPKA